GTCCACGATATTAAGACAGCAGTCCCACAACCGGGACTGCGCGTTTTAAAAGGCTATGTGAGCCCATCGCAGAGGTCCGGGCCTCTGTATGAATGTTGGATTGCAGTGAAGGACAAGGGTGAAATCGAAGATGCCAGGTGTTCGTGCATGGCGGGGTAAGAAAAAAACGCTGACTACAGTGCTATTTGCTATGTTTATTTTTGAACCGTTGTCACTGCTCCTGAAGAATTAGACAAAGACATGGATAATGACAGACCAAACACATATATAAATTTAAGATATGTTGAGTGAAGCGAGAAGACTAAAGAACTGTGTACACACATTATGGTCAGTATGTATTACCGTGCCTTTTTTTACACATTTTTCGTATAATTGTTTTCAATGAGCCATTGAACAACCAACCCATAGTAAAGACTTCTAAACAACAGTCAGATGGACATAAGTCAATTTATCTCGGTCGTTAAGTCGCACCCATCTTTGGCCAATGGTCATGCTTTTCTCAGTATCTGCTTCAGCTCCACTGGATGGATAGTCCTTGGAGGGATGGCATCTGAAAATCTTTTGGCCGTGTCGACCATCATGAGCATGTACTAGTTGTGTTTGCTAGAGTTTGGAAACTATAATGTTAATGGCTGGAATTTTTCTTTGCGGGACACAAGTGGAAGGTTTGGATATTAGCGCAAGAGCTACTCCATTAGACATGCCTATCCATCTGTCAAAGTAGTTGCCGAGACAAAATGCAAATTGCTTCCCAGTCTCAACATCATATGGGCTTGCACTTCCGAAATCCTTTCGCTATCAATCTAAACTTCTGCAGCAGTGCTGTTCTCCTCTCCCCACGCCAAAGTTTCAACTGTACAATCTCTACTAGTTACTCATTTTCCTAGTTCAGTTGCACTCATCATGCCCACTACTGTGTACTTTGCATGCGTGATCACTACAGCAACTTTTTTATCGCATAAGAAATTGGAAAGTTCCTCATGTCTCGGACAGATCCTGCCTTTTCTGCAACAATATCTAACTTGCCGAAATTTAAGTTCCACATGGCTCAAGCACTGCAGTGAATAAATCGTTGCTGGCTTGCCAAATATTTTGTTGCGATTACTGACGCATGTAAGAACATGAACAGGGCTTACAGCAAATCGAGCACATACGTATTTCAAGCACTTTACAGGAAGAACGAACACTATGCACCAAATTCAAGGCATCTTCTATGTAGACCAAATATGCGTTGGTCCATATACATAGACATTTCAAGCACTTTACAGGAAGAAAGAACACTATACACCAAATTCAAGGCACCTTCTGGGTAGACCAAATAGGTGTTGGTCCTACATTTGCTTTGACATCTTTTCAAGATCACTAACTGAGCATGCGCACTGCACCAACAAGTCCTAATTTTATAGTTTGTGGAGAGTATGAGTTCGTGCTTCACTGCTGCAGCCATATTGGCCATGGAGTTGCCCTCAGAGCACAGAATAAGGCTGTTTTTATAGGCACTCTTGTCCGGTAGAGCAGGTTAGACGAATATTGGAGCTACTGCTGCTTCATTCCAGCTCATATCCGCCTTAGTTTGCCTCTTCCATGGTTGAAGTCGACACCAGCCTTCCTGGTCATTAACCACTTCTCTTTCCTCCTTGATTCCACATGCTGGCAGTGTGCACTGCTTTTCTCACTTTTGTCATGGGCAGCAAAGCTACTgaatctgccttttttttcttcggtacCATTGTTAAAATCCAGTATCTGCTCCCATTCTTTGAACAAACTTATGACAAGACACCTTAAGCAGCCATGCAATgcaaaagctttttctttttccaggTTGGGGCGGGTCTGCAGTCACAGTGCTGCAGTTTGCTTTGCTGTCGACTTTTGGACCCAGGTCAGCACTGGACATCCCGCTCCAACGGATCTGCCATGCCGGTGGGTGCTGCCTCGCCTATAGAAGGTAATAGCAAAATGAGACAACGTAGGTTTTAGCTTCGCAGCCCTACTTTAAAATAGTGCAAGCCATGAGTTTCAGCCATTATAACATAACAGTGCCAACAAACATGCCAGTTCAGTTTTATATATTCTAATTTCATCTGCAGATCCCATCTAAGCCAGCCAAAAATATATCCTATCAACGGCATCGTTATGGGCCAACGGCAACAGTGACGAAAGAGCGTGGAGCAGTTAAGCTGAAAGGGATCCCTGACGTAAAAGGCTTCCTGGAAAGCCTGCAGCAGGTGAAACATATAACAGTGCACTTGAACCCTTTCACTGCTGGTTTTTTAGGCACTGCTCTGCCCtgtctgccggttttttttttttttgcatggtatGTGGAAATTTTTTGTTAGCAATGCAGTAGGGTGCTCTTCAGGACTTGTAAACATTTTTACTGGGGATTATCTTGACAAATAAGCATTGCTCGTTACAAGCAAATTAACGAGTACAAGAAAATTGCAAGCACAGAACTAATTAGGAAAATAATATAATTAGCCATTAATTCACAGTGGCTAAGCCACTAATTCATTTTATTCGATGTCCAAATTCATCAAGAGCGCCTGCACTTCTTTGTTTTCCAAATTACGCACGCACGTGGCATGCTGACTCGCCATGGCTGCGCTGCTGAGACGCTGGCGATGAGACTCAACCGACGCTGGTGTGGAAGCATGCGCTTCATCTATTGTCGAAAATTCCACTACGAGTTATATTTGTGTATACGTTCCCTCTATAGATGGCGGGACACACCAGCATTGTTTTCTTTTACAAGAGTTGTCTCGTGAGTGGCAGGGAGTGATTTAATGAGGCAAAACGAGTGTCATCGCCAGAGTTATTTCGGAATTAGTGGTGCAAGGTTTAACATTTGTCTCATAGCACTTCAATGCCTGCAATTCTTGGTTTTCCTCTGCAGGTTGCACCTTCATCCAGGGTTTTCACACTAACGACCCCCCAGGCAAGAGTGGTTCCTGCTGCCACAGTACCGCAAGATGCCACTGTCCTGCACAATTCTCCTACAGCAACTCTAGATATAACTCTCGAGGTACCATTGTCTGCGTATACCTCTAGGCTTCTCAATTCAAAAGGttttaaaaatgaaaatgtgGGTGCCTTGGCAGCCGACGTAGTAGACAAATTCATGATAACAGCGGCTGAGGCAAGGAGAATTGAATGTTCAACAAGAACGCAGGCAAACAATCCCCTGTGGCACCAGCATAGAAAAGGCAGGGTAACTGCATCAATCTTCAAAAATGTGTGTCGTTCGAAAAGAGTGCGCTGCACGACTCTGCTAAACAAGATCATGAGCCCGCGCCCATTAAATGTGCCCGCCGTTTTGTATGGTGTAGCCAATGAGCCGGTGGCCAAAGAGCGGCTACTTGAACACCTGCAGACAATGCATACTAATGCACGCATTGAAGCATGTGGCCTAATGGCACACCTAAATTATCCACTCCTCGGCTGCAGCCCAGATGGCATTTTCTTATGTGACTGCCACGACTCTGCACTAGTTGAAGTCAAGTGTCTCTTCAGCTTGCGAGACTGCAGTCCCCAAGATTTGGTAGCCGAAGGTCAGAAGAGGAAGGGGTTCTGCTTTACAGCCAATGGGACGTTGAAAGAAAGCCATGCCTACTACTACCAGGTGCAAGCTCAGCTTCATCTAAACCTGGACAACATCAATAAATGCTACTTCTACCTTCACGTTGAGGGCGGCGGGCACCTGGTAGTAGTAGAAAGAGACGAAAGTTTTATGGAAACGCACAAAGATAGCTTGGAAGCTTTTGTGAGAGACATTGTTTTGCCTAGAATAATTCTTGGAAACGCTATGTGAAGGCCAGGAAatgtaataatatctgtggttgtACGTGCCAAAGTCACAGTATGATTAAggggcacaccgtagtggaaggctccaagTAAATTCAACCAACTGGGGTGCTTTACCATGCACCaatattgcacagtacacggaccttcagcattttgcctccattgaaatgcaactgCCACGTTCGAGATAGAGctcgcgacctacgggtcagcagccaagcacagtaaccactgtaccaccgagatCGACAAGTCCATGAAATGCAATATTTTTGCCAGTTAATTACTGATCCATGTTTTATGCAAGTGCTTGTCAACCGTTCCTTTCTGAAAACTTTAGCACCTATGAATCTGAGTGCAACAATGAGTCATACACATTATTACATAATCCAATATGTTCATGAGCTTGCTTGGTGCTTGTAGTTTTGCAAGTGCCAGGGAACAATACTTGTATTTTTAGCAATCGTATTATAGTGTGTGATATTTTAAGCAAGTGTGATATCCCTTACTTCTATTGTAGTGAAgtggtcagcagttgagcactgcaaccactgtaccactgaggTGGACAAGTCCATGAAATGTGATATTTTTGCCAACTCAATTACTGCTCTATATTTTATACAAGTGCTAGTCAACTTATGAAACTGAGTGAACAGTGAGCCGTACACATTATTGCTTAACCTAATATGTTTGTAAGCTTTCTTGGTGCTCCTATATTTTGCAACTGCCGAGAACAATACTTGTATTTTTAGCAATTTCATTACAATACGTGATATTTTAGGCAAGTGCAATATCACTAACTTGTGTTTATAACGATTTGTTTACTAGCCGAGTTAACATGGAGTATTGTCATGGTGTTTCTTCGAAGCATGCAGAATATAAAGACTATCGAGTCATGTATAATAACTTCAGGCAAAATGACTATTTTTTCTTATGTACTTATCGTGCTTACTTATCATTAATGGTGAACTGTAGGACTAGCAACCTTTTTTTAAGGGGGACTTTTATTGTGACTATGAATGCCTATTTCAATGTTGGTGCCTATCTTGTATTTTCGTAGCCTAACAATGCCTTTTTCCGCCTTCTGTGTTAGCCACATTTTCTTTATAATGTGAAGTTAAACTAAACAGTTCCACGTGTCAAAACCAAAAATCAGATTATAAAATTTCACCACCTGCAGATCTTTAAGGTGCATGGTACATGGCCGCATTTGCATTTTGCCCCAGATGAAATGTGGCTGGCAGGGTCAGGATTTCGTCCTGCGACCttgtgcttagcagtgcaacaccaaAGCTACTAAGCAACCATAGCATGTTTTGTAATGTTATCACTTACTGGGGAACTTGGTTGACGACAGCCATTTTTAACCATGAGCACTTTGCCAGTGTAATGGCTGTATTTGCATGTCTAGGAAGAACTCACCACCTTGCCCAGTGGACATACTGCCGACAGAGTTAAATATTCAatttgtctgtttttcttttttggcacTCAAAACTGGCAAATATTCTGCTGCTCTTGAGGACATCAAATCATCGAACAATCAAAAGTATAAGTATGTACCGCTAAGTTTGGTGGACGCCGAGTGTTCTTTTGCTGCTACGCTTTATTACTATGagaaaaaaaagactgaatgtgAAACCCAATAACCTTGAGTTGGCGCTTGTTCTGAGTGTTTTCACAAGTTTTCCCATGGCATCTTAAATCGTGGTAAAATTCAGTGAACTCTTGTAACCTATGCCTTTTTAATGATCTCTTTTATGCATTGTGCCTACAATAAAGCTTTGAAAATTTACTCCAGGTCCACTTGTGTGGTTATTTCTGTGTGGTTTGTAAACATCAATCAGGTAAGCAAGAAAGGTTCATGGTCCAAACTGGTGAACATTCAATCACTGCATCATTACATGTTGTAAAGCTTTCCATGTGCTAACATACAATAAAGCTTTAAAATAAAATAGTGGTGAAATGGTTAGCAATGTCACAGGGCACACTTTCTTCGAAAGCCATCAGAATCAGGTATAGCTGTATCGCTCACCTTTTTTTGAGAGTGGTGGGCAGATTCACAAGCCCAGCAACTACAGTTGTGATCTCGTCATAAACATCCACTAATGTGTGAGGAACAGTGCCAGTCATTATGCGCCATTTCTTCAGATGACCAATGGCTCTCTCGACAATAATCCGTGTTGAAGAAATTCTCCTTGAGGTTGTGACTTCTTGTCCAGGAAGCTGCACCCTGTTCTTTGTAAAACTTAGTGTTATGAGCTGAACATTTTTTTCATAGAATTCTTCAAAGAGGAGGAAGCCACGATCAGCCAGAACCTGGTCGCCACTTAGTAGGTGGTCCATAAATCCTGTGCAAAAAAGAGGCTAGAATTGAGTTGCTGAAAATATTGCACTGATCTAATAATGGGTATGAACAGCTCACCAGATAATAATGTCAGCTCCTTATCGGAAATTCTTCCTCCATAGGTCTTTGACAAAAACATAACTGCACCGTGAGGGTTTACTGCAACAAGGTACTTCAACGTACTGTTTTGTTTGTAGTTGCTCCACACAATTTGTTGACAATCCTGGTTTAAAGGCCTGCAAAGTTTAAGACAGTAAACCATCTGCATGCTAACTTATATTGACTACAATTCACTGGTTGCAATGCATAGGTAGTCAAACAAGTGATAAAGGATAGGTGCTTCAGTTATGAATGtataaaattacacagcttgccTAGCAACGGTCACTTCTGTGCAGTCAATGATTGCACGCAGCTTGGGAAAGTTCTTGCGTTCCTTTTCTGTC
This window of the Rhipicephalus sanguineus isolate Rsan-2018 chromosome 2, BIME_Rsan_1.4, whole genome shotgun sequence genome carries:
- the LOC119383545 gene encoding uncharacterized protein LOC119383545 — translated: MAAPRIDHNRTFDLDTGRNLHYEQGEHLWPQINYAAICQYFVQKDSHDGAAANAFRALDAYQYVKSGKVHDIKTAVPQPGLRVLKGYVSPSQRSGPLYECWIAVKDKGEIEDARCSCMAGLGRVCSHSAAVCFAVDFWTQVSTGHPAPTDLPCRWVLPRL